In Mercenaria mercenaria strain notata chromosome 14, MADL_Memer_1, whole genome shotgun sequence, the following are encoded in one genomic region:
- the LOC123526580 gene encoding GATA zinc finger domain-containing protein 14-like, which translates to MNVFIKMGISKLTLLGVVLSLCSVAAKKGNHGNNQLLKRLEILEDYQKRSGTRISKLEDDFHVQTSVIEEQNKTIHHLEETVHKLKSTIEHAYRISRRNRRNISLIRGILLKQDFKDGSAVTSVNNDISKTHFLNQHNDKNDNSNHDKHVQKQNHKTNIQEHSQQQNHKTDIHEHSNHQNRKTNTHEHSHQRNHKTNIHNHSHQQNHSTNTNGHSREQNHKTNTHGHSHQQNYKPNSLQNSHHQNLNKNTHQHSHQQNHKENSHQHSHQQNHKANTHQHSHQQNHKSNTSQHSHKQNHKTNTTKSIDKSPRNHNHHNHHKTQHTTILTNAHYKQYDQYLQSQKQNHHMPPHSEHRGHANLHSKSESQNLVTKHQHKQNRNASNVDGHVERYHKHSNKLNGKERSGSSHQYENQQTRHTFSDESSNGRRPLRTQRQAFGGIAFSVYLDHDATVAQHQTVKFNKVITNDGGGYSAQTGVFTCAEGGVYMFTFSIGQRDQGHYMWAELMVNSKNMIDAVVDTYHPAQDLQGGNTVILRLNAGDRVWIDATHNGSHVEGSGTLRLTTFSGLYLYS; encoded by the exons ATGAATGTATTCATAAAAATGGGGATTTCAAAATTAACCCTCTTGGGTGTCGTGCTCAGCCTTTGCTCCGTCGCTGCTAAGAAAGGTAACCATGGCAACAATCAACTACTTAAAAGGCTTGAAATACTGGAGGACTATCAGAA ACGCAGCGGGACCAGAATTAGCAAACTAGAAGACGATTTTCATGTACAAACCAGCGTCATTGAGGAACAAAATAAAACGATTCATCACCTAGAAGAAACTGTTCATAAGCTGAAATCAACTATTGAACATGCATACCGTATTTCAAGGCGTAATCGACGAAACATTTCGTTAATTAGAGGCATTCTGTTAAAACAGGACTTTAAAGACGGATCTGCAGTAACTTCAGTTAACAATGATATTTCAAAGACACATTTTCTTAACcaacataatgataaaaatgacaactCAAACCACGATAAACACGTCCAAAAGCAAAACCACAAAACAAACATCCAAGAACATTCCCAACAGCAAAATCACAAAACAGATATCCATGAGCATTCCAACCATCAAAATCGCAAAACAAACACCCATGAGCATTCCCATCAGCGAAATCACAAAACAAATATCCACAACCATTCCCACCAACAAAATCACAGTACAAACACTAATGGACATTCCCGAGAGCaaaatcataaaacaaacacacatgGACATTCTCACCAGCAAAATTACAAACCAAACAGCCTTCAAAATTCTCACCATCAAAATCTTAACAAAAACACCCATCAGCATTCTCACCAGCAAAATCACAAAGAAAACAGCCATCAGCATTCTCACCAGCAAAATCACAAAGCAAACACCCATCAACATTCTCACCAGCAAAATCACAAATCAAACACCAGTCAACATTCTCATAAGCAAAATCACAAAACAAATACTACAAAAAGCATCGACAAGTCCCCACGAAACCACAACCACCACAACCACCACAAAACCCAACATACAACGATACTAACAAACGCACACTACAAGCAGTATGATCAGTATTTGCAATCTCAAAAACAAAACCATCACATGCCTCCCCATAGCGAGCATAGAGGGCATGCCAATTTGCACAGCAAGTCAGAATCGCAGAACTTAGTAACAAAACACCAACATAAACAAAATAGAAACGCTTCTAATGTCGATGGTCACGTGGAGCGTTACCataaacattcaaataaattaaacgGGAAAGAAAGAAGTGGTTCAAGCCATCAGTATGAAAACCAACAAACACGACACACGTTTTCGGATGAATCAAGCAATGGACGAAGACCTTTGAGGACTCAAAGACAGG CATTTGGTGGGATTGCATTTTCTGTCTACTTGGATCATGATGCCACAGTTGCTCAACACCAAACTGTGAAATTTAATAAG GTTATCACAAACGATGGAGGCGGTTACAGTGCTCAGACAGGAGTTTTCACGTGCGCTGAGGGAGGCGTTTACATGTTCACGTTTTCTATTGGCCAAAGGGACCAAGGTCATTACATGTGGGCGGAGCTTATGGTGAACAGTAAGAACATGATTGATGCTGTCGTTGACACCTATCACCCAGCCCAG GATTTACAAGGCGGCAATACGGTAATTTTGAGACTGAATGCAGGCGACAGGGTCTGGATAGATGCTACACATAATGGCAGTCACGTGGAGGGAAGTGGAACTCTGAGACTAACAACATTCTCTGGACTTTATCTGTACTCTTAA